DNA sequence from the Cyanobium sp. WAJ14-Wanaka genome:
TTGGTAATTGAGTCCACCGGTGTTTTCAACGACGATGTTGGTGCCAGCAAGCACTTTGAGGCTGGCGCCAAGAAGGTCATCCTCACGGCCCCCGGTAAAGGCGCAAAGGTTGGAACCTTTGTGGTGGGTGTTAACGCTGACCAGTACCGCCACGAAGATTGGGACATCCTCAGCAACGCCAGCTGCACCACCAACTGCATGGCTCCGGTGGTGAAGGTGCTGGATCAGGAGTTCGGCATCGTCAAGGGCACCATGACGACCACCCACAGCTACACCGGTGACCAGCGTATCCTGGATTCCGCCCACCGCGACCTGCGCCGGGCAAGGGCCGCAGCCGTCAACATTGTGCCCACCAGCACCGGTGCTGCCCAGGCAGTTGCCTTGGTCTATCCGCCGATGAAGGGCAAGTTGAGTGGCATCGCCATGCGCGTTCCGACCCCCAACGTGTCCGTCGTTGACATCGTCCTCGACATCAGCCGCGACACGACCAAAGAAGAGGTAAACGCCCTGCTCAAGGCCTCTTCCGAGGGCTCGATGAAGGGCATCATCAAGTACTGCGATTTGCCCCTGGTATCAAGCGACCACGCCGGCACCGATGAGAGCACCATCATCGACTCCGAACTCACCCTGGTGATGGGCGGCAACATGCTGAAGGTGATCTGCTGGTACGACAACGAGTGGGGCTACAGCCAGCGCGTTGTTGATCTCGCTGAGATAGTTGCCAAACAATGGAAGTGATCTTCCAGGCCGCCCCGAACGGGGCGGTTTTTTTTGTCTATTTGCCTAGTCCCGATGGGGTTAGGCGTGGGGCTGGAGGTTTGATCCACCCTCGACAACCTTGGCTTTGACGATGCCGTCATCGGCCGTGAGCTCTTCGAGCACATCAAAGCCATCCACCACGTAGCCAAAGGCGGCATAGCGCCCATCGATCAGGTTTAGCCCGGCCGGAGTTAGTTCTGGCTCAAACAGAAAGAGGAAGAACTGGGATGAACCATCGGCAAGCCCCTCGTCGGAGTGGGCCCAGCCCAGGGTTCCCTTGGTGGAGAAGGGCAGTTCCGGCGCTGCCTTGAACATGCCCAGGTCTTCGAATGTCTGGTTGTAGAAGGGGGTTTCCTGGCCCGGCACCTTGATTTCTAGTGGCACCTTGCGCTCCAGCTTGGTTTGGGGATCGATAAAGCCCTCTTCGGGGCCCTTGGGGTCCCCCGTTTGCAGGACGTAGAAGTCTTCGGCCCTGATGAAGGGCAGCCCGTCATAGAAACCCCGCTGCACCAGGTCCACAAAGGCGCCAGCAGTCAGGGGGGCGTTGTAGCCGTCCACCACGGCGGTCAGATCGCCTTTGGTGGTGGTGAGTTGCACGGTGGCGCGGCCCAGCAGCCTGGGCAGGTCGTCGTATTCGGCTGGAAGGGTATAGGGGAAGGGACCGACCAACAGGTCTTCGGCTGTGCCAATCGTGGTTAGGGCAGTGCGGCGAGCTTCTAGAAAGCGGTCGCGGTCCTGGGCTTCGGCGGCGGCGGCCAGGGTTTGTAGCTGTCCATTGAGCTGGCCCAGCAGCTCATCAGCTGTGACGTGGTCCTGTTGCTTAAAGCTGGCCAGGATCGGGCCCTGGCGGGTGGTCAGCAGCGCTTGGCTCTTGCGAACGGAGTTTTCTAGGGCTGGCCAGCGCTTGGCCCGTAGATCGTCGCTGGTGCCCTCAATTTTGTGTTGGAGGTTCTGCAGATCTGGGGCATCGATCGGCAGGGCGTTGCGCAGCAGGGCTGCTGGATCGGTTACCGCATTGCCCTGGGGCAGCGCGGCCCAGGCAGGTGGCAGGGCCACCAGTAATCCGAGCAATAGGGACATTGCCCAGGCCCACCAGTTTTGGCCTTTTGCCATGCCCTTTTGTGTCGCTGCCTGGACTTTGGCATAACGAAACCGTCCATTGTTGGGGGCTGGCTGGGGCTGCCCCTGTAGCCAGCCGTACAATCCGCCAGATCCGAACCGCCGGAATGATCTCCAGCAACGACTTTCGTACGGGCACCACGATTGAGCTGGATGGCCAGGTCTGGCGTGTCGTTGAATTTCTGCACGTAAAACCCGGCAAGGGTTCTGCTTTTGTGCGCACCAAGCTCAAGGCGGTGCAAAGCGGCAACGTGGTGGAGAAGACTTTCCGGGCTGGCGAGACCATGCCCCAGGCGGTGCTCGAGAAGGCCACCCTCCAGCACACCTACATGGAGGGTGATGACTACGTCTTTATGGACATGGCTTCCTACGAGGAGACCCGTCTGACCGCCAAACAGATTGGCGATACCCGCAAGTACCTCAATGAGGGCATGGAGGTCAGCGTCATCTACTGGAATGGCAAGCCCTTGGAGGTGGAACTGCCCAATTCCGTGGTGCTGCAGATAACCCAGACCGACCCTGGGGTTAAGGGTGATACGGCCACAGGTGGCACCAAGCCCGCCATTGTGGAGACAGGTGCCCAGGTGATGGTTCCCCTGTTCCTCTCAATCGGCGAGAGGATCAAGATTGATACCCGCACCGATAGCTACCTGGGTAGGGAGAACTGATCGCCATGCAGTTAAGTCACGACCAACTCCGCCAGCTCCTCGACCTGATTGGCGAGAGCGACATCCAGGAACTGAAGCTTGAGGGCGACGATTTCCGCCTCGAGGTGCGCCGCAATCTGCCTGGGGCAGCCCCAGTGGCCATGGTCCAGGCCGCCCCAATGGCTGCTGCGATGCAGATGGCACCAGCTGCTGGGGGACTGCCGGCGACGCCCTCCCCGCCACCCCCGGCCGCTGCCGCTAGCCGCACTGACCTCTTGGAGATCACGGCCCCGATGGTCGCGACCTTCTACCGCTCCTCGGCCCCCGGAGAGGCCCCCTTCATCGAAGTGGGCTCCCGCATCAGCGTGGGTCAAACAATCTGCATCCTTGAGGCGATGAAGCTCATGAATGAGCTCGAAGCCGAAGTGGGTGGAGAGGTGGTGGAAATACTGGTGGAAAATGGCACCCCAGTCGAATTTGGCCAGGTTTTGATGCGGGTCAAGCCCGGCTGAGTTCCCCGGCGGTTTCGATGGCCGCCGCCATGCTCAAGGCCCGGGCGACGCCCATGCCGGCGATCCCAAATCCCGTGCCGTGGTCTGGTGAGGTCCGCAGAAAAGGCAGCCCCAGGGTGGTGTTCACGGCGGCGTCGAAGGCCAGCAGTTTCACCGGGATCAGGCCTTGGTCGTGATACAGGGCCAGATAGCCGTTTGGGCCAGGGGCGGAGCTTCTCCAGGCCTCCGCAGCCCCAAGCCAGCAGGTGTCTGGCGGTAGGGGTCCCTCC
Encoded proteins:
- the gap gene encoding type I glyceraldehyde-3-phosphate dehydrogenase, which gives rise to MTLRVAINGFGRIGRNFMRCWLSRGADTNIEIVGLNGSGDMKTNAHLLKYDTMLGPLRNAEVTYTEDTIIVNGKEIKTFCDRNPANLPWKEWGVDLVIESTGVFNDDVGASKHFEAGAKKVILTAPGKGAKVGTFVVGVNADQYRHEDWDILSNASCTTNCMAPVVKVLDQEFGIVKGTMTTTHSYTGDQRILDSAHRDLRRARAAAVNIVPTSTGAAQAVALVYPPMKGKLSGIAMRVPTPNVSVVDIVLDISRDTTKEEVNALLKASSEGSMKGIIKYCDLPLVSSDHAGTDESTIIDSELTLVMGGNMLKVICWYDNEWGYSQRVVDLAEIVAKQWK
- the accB gene encoding acetyl-CoA carboxylase biotin carboxyl carrier protein; translation: MQLSHDQLRQLLDLIGESDIQELKLEGDDFRLEVRRNLPGAAPVAMVQAAPMAAAMQMAPAAGGLPATPSPPPPAAAASRTDLLEITAPMVATFYRSSAPGEAPFIEVGSRISVGQTICILEAMKLMNELEAEVGGEVVEILVENGTPVEFGQVLMRVKPG
- a CDS encoding peptidylprolyl isomerase, which translates into the protein MSLLLGLLVALPPAWAALPQGNAVTDPAALLRNALPIDAPDLQNLQHKIEGTSDDLRAKRWPALENSVRKSQALLTTRQGPILASFKQQDHVTADELLGQLNGQLQTLAAAAEAQDRDRFLEARRTALTTIGTAEDLLVGPFPYTLPAEYDDLPRLLGRATVQLTTTKGDLTAVVDGYNAPLTAGAFVDLVQRGFYDGLPFIRAEDFYVLQTGDPKGPEEGFIDPQTKLERKVPLEIKVPGQETPFYNQTFEDLGMFKAAPELPFSTKGTLGWAHSDEGLADGSSQFFLFLFEPELTPAGLNLIDGRYAAFGYVVDGFDVLEELTADDGIVKAKVVEGGSNLQPHA
- the efp gene encoding elongation factor P; translated protein: MISSNDFRTGTTIELDGQVWRVVEFLHVKPGKGSAFVRTKLKAVQSGNVVEKTFRAGETMPQAVLEKATLQHTYMEGDDYVFMDMASYEETRLTAKQIGDTRKYLNEGMEVSVIYWNGKPLEVELPNSVVLQITQTDPGVKGDTATGGTKPAIVETGAQVMVPLFLSIGERIKIDTRTDSYLGREN